DNA sequence from the Candidatus Sericytochromatia bacterium genome:
GGCCCTGCTGGGGGTAGAGTTGGTGCGGGTCAGCGGGGTGGATGGAGGGTGGCCTGAGCCGGCAATTTGAGGGTCCGGGCCGAGCACCAGAGGGCGGCGACGCCTCAGCCTGCGGCCACCTCAAAAGCCACGATGTTGCGTTCTTCGCGGCTGAACTCGATGCCGACGAGGGTCACGGTGACGCCGGGTTCCCGGTACTTCTCGGCATAGCCCTTGGCCTGCAGTTGCGACAGTGCCCGGCCCTCCGGTACCTGCTCGACGACCTTGAACTCAAAGAGATAAACCCGGCTTGCCCACGGATGGGCTGATTCCG
Encoded proteins:
- a CDS encoding PD-(D/E)XK nuclease domain-containing protein; the encoded protein is AQYEGFYASVFYSHLAALGLDTRVEDATNKGRIDLATRLGDRSRPSLASAESAHPWASRVYLFEFKVVEQVPEGRALSQLQAKGYAEKYREPGVTVTLVGIEFSREERNIVAFEVAAG